A portion of the Amia ocellicauda isolate fAmiCal2 chromosome 22, fAmiCal2.hap1, whole genome shotgun sequence genome contains these proteins:
- the ctns gene encoding cystinosin isoform X1: MTDALAAGCAPGKMSAGRPLSVLALLAVALRLCDASVSLSVPSTVALEIGSSKNVTMVPSAPLSVAAAITLNVTFSSKNASIVKLPEQVVLPAEETSISFEVQALDVGQVTVHLSSNTTNLTSILTRIRFMVVRSNVLDIISQVIGWIYFLAWSISFYPQVYENWRRKSVVGLNFDFLALNLTGFIAYSIFNVALFWVPYVKEEFLKSDPKGVNPVDANDVFFSLHAVVLTLVYICQCVIYERGGQRVSKVAIALLVIAWAFALFTLFVAVANKISWLQYLYYFSYIKLGVTLVKYIPQAYMNYQRQSTEGWSIGNVLLDFTGGSFSIIQMILQSYNNDQWRLIFGDPTKFGLGLFSIFFDILFMVQHYCLYRHKALEYQGLE, encoded by the exons ATGACTGATGCCCTTGCAGCAGGCTGTGCTCCGGGGAAGATGAGCGCCGGGCGGCCCCTCTCAGTCCTGGCCCTCCTGGCTGTGGCCCTGCGGCTCTgcg AtgccagtgtgtctctgtctgtgcctTCCACTGTAGCCCTGGAGATCGGAAGTTCGAAGAATGTGACCATGGTGCCAAG TGCTCCGTTAAGTGTGGCAGCTGCCATTACCTTAAACGTAACCTTCTCCTCGAAAAATGCCTCCATTGTTAAGCTGCCAGAGCAG GTGGTTTTGCCTGCTGAAGAAACCTCCATAAGCTTTGAGGTGCAGGCACTAGATGTTGGGCAGGTGACCGTTCATCTAAGCAGCAACACCACTAATCTTACAAG CATTCTCACCAGAATCCGCTTTATGGTTGTACGAAGCAACGTCCTCGACATCATCAGCCAAGTGATCGGCTGGATTTATTTCCTGGCTTGGTCTATTTCTTTTTACCCCCAAGTCTATGAGAACTGGAGAAGAAAAAG TGTTGTGGGGCTCAATTTTGACTTCCTGGCGCTCAATTTGACTGGATTTATTGCATACAGCATTTTCAATGTCGCTCTCTTCTGGGTGCCCTATGTGAAA GAGGAATTCCTGAAATCCGACCCCAAAGGCGTGAATCCAGTGGATGCCAATGATGTGTTCTTCAGCCTGCATGCTGTTGTGCTGACCCTTGTGTACATCTGTCAGTGTGTGATCTATGAG agagGAGGCCAGAGAGTGTCCAAGGTGGCCATCGCCCTCCTGGTGATCGCCTGGGCCTTCGCGCTCTTCACTCTCTTCGTTGCGGTGGCCAATAAGATCAGCTGGCTGCAGTACCTCTACTACTTCTCCTACATCAAACTGGGTGTTACGCTGGTCAAATACATTCCTCAG GCCTACATGAACTACCAAAGGCAAAGCACAGAGGGCTGGAGCATCGGAAACGTTCTACTGGACTTCACCGGAGGGAGTTTCAGCATTATCCAGATGATCTTGCAGTCCTACAACAATG ATCAATGGAGGCTGATTTTTGGAGACCCTACCAAGTTTGGTCTAGGGTTATTTTCTATATTCTTTGACATTTTGTTCATGGTTCAGCACTACTGTTTATATCGGCACAAAGCCCTCGAGTACCAGGGTCTAGAATAG
- the ctns gene encoding cystinosin isoform X2, with product MSAGRPLSVLALLAVALRLCDASVSLSVPSTVALEIGSSKNVTMVPSAPLSVAAAITLNVTFSSKNASIVKLPEQVVLPAEETSISFEVQALDVGQVTVHLSSNTTNLTSILTRIRFMVVRSNVLDIISQVIGWIYFLAWSISFYPQVYENWRRKSVVGLNFDFLALNLTGFIAYSIFNVALFWVPYVKEEFLKSDPKGVNPVDANDVFFSLHAVVLTLVYICQCVIYERGGQRVSKVAIALLVIAWAFALFTLFVAVANKISWLQYLYYFSYIKLGVTLVKYIPQAYMNYQRQSTEGWSIGNVLLDFTGGSFSIIQMILQSYNNDQWRLIFGDPTKFGLGLFSIFFDILFMVQHYCLYRHKALEYQGLE from the exons ATGAGCGCCGGGCGGCCCCTCTCAGTCCTGGCCCTCCTGGCTGTGGCCCTGCGGCTCTgcg AtgccagtgtgtctctgtctgtgcctTCCACTGTAGCCCTGGAGATCGGAAGTTCGAAGAATGTGACCATGGTGCCAAG TGCTCCGTTAAGTGTGGCAGCTGCCATTACCTTAAACGTAACCTTCTCCTCGAAAAATGCCTCCATTGTTAAGCTGCCAGAGCAG GTGGTTTTGCCTGCTGAAGAAACCTCCATAAGCTTTGAGGTGCAGGCACTAGATGTTGGGCAGGTGACCGTTCATCTAAGCAGCAACACCACTAATCTTACAAG CATTCTCACCAGAATCCGCTTTATGGTTGTACGAAGCAACGTCCTCGACATCATCAGCCAAGTGATCGGCTGGATTTATTTCCTGGCTTGGTCTATTTCTTTTTACCCCCAAGTCTATGAGAACTGGAGAAGAAAAAG TGTTGTGGGGCTCAATTTTGACTTCCTGGCGCTCAATTTGACTGGATTTATTGCATACAGCATTTTCAATGTCGCTCTCTTCTGGGTGCCCTATGTGAAA GAGGAATTCCTGAAATCCGACCCCAAAGGCGTGAATCCAGTGGATGCCAATGATGTGTTCTTCAGCCTGCATGCTGTTGTGCTGACCCTTGTGTACATCTGTCAGTGTGTGATCTATGAG agagGAGGCCAGAGAGTGTCCAAGGTGGCCATCGCCCTCCTGGTGATCGCCTGGGCCTTCGCGCTCTTCACTCTCTTCGTTGCGGTGGCCAATAAGATCAGCTGGCTGCAGTACCTCTACTACTTCTCCTACATCAAACTGGGTGTTACGCTGGTCAAATACATTCCTCAG GCCTACATGAACTACCAAAGGCAAAGCACAGAGGGCTGGAGCATCGGAAACGTTCTACTGGACTTCACCGGAGGGAGTTTCAGCATTATCCAGATGATCTTGCAGTCCTACAACAATG ATCAATGGAGGCTGATTTTTGGAGACCCTACCAAGTTTGGTCTAGGGTTATTTTCTATATTCTTTGACATTTTGTTCATGGTTCAGCACTACTGTTTATATCGGCACAAAGCCCTCGAGTACCAGGGTCTAGAATAG